The following proteins are co-located in the Colius striatus isolate bColStr4 chromosome 6, bColStr4.1.hap1, whole genome shotgun sequence genome:
- the SLC25A47 gene encoding solute carrier family 25 member 47, which produces MDFVAGAIGGGLSTAVGYPLDTVKVRIQTEGHYKGIWHCIRETYRTEKVWGFYKGVCASALAVSLISSVSFGTYKNSLCGICKLRYGAAEARPAKLDVALAGAAAGALRVVLMTPSEVAKVRLQTQRNPPPSTASPQPVSKPKYRGSLHCLKVIAKEEGFGGLYKGCSALVCRDCSSSAIYFLTYSALCDWLTPAGKNKPGLLVVLLSGGFAGVLAWGLATPMDVLKSRMQIDESEQHKYKGLIHCARESVRKEGAKVLFKGLGLNCIRAFPVNMVVFVTYEAVLRCTDHYTAKK; this is translated from the exons ATGGATTTCGTTGCCGGGGCCATCGGAG GTGGTCTGAGCACAGCAGTGGGTTACCCGCTGGACACAGTGAAG GTGAGGATTCAGACCGAGGGGCATTACAAGGGGATTTGGCACTGCATTCGGGAAACCTACAGGACAGAAAAG GTGTGGGGATTTTACAAAGGTGTGTGTGCCTCAGCCCTTGCAGTGTCGTTGATCTCCTCTGTTTCCTTCGGCACCTACAAAAACTCGCTGTGTGGCATCTGCAAGCTGCGCTACGGAGCGGCCGAGGCGCGGCCGGCCAAGCTGGACGTGGCCCTGGCCGGAGCAGCTGCCGGGGCTCTGCGG GTTGTGTTGATGACCCCTAGTGAAGTGGCCAAGGTTCGCTTGCAGACTCAGAGGAACCCACCTCCCTCCACGGCATCTCCCCAGCCCGTTTCCAAGCCCAAGTAccgaggctctctgcactgccTGAAGGTGATCGCCAAGGAGGAAGGTTTTGGGGGTCTCTACAAGGGCTGCTCTGCATTGGTCTGCAGGGATTGCTCCTCCTCTGCAATCTATTTCCTCACTTATTCTGCTCTGTGTGACTGGCTCACACCAGctgggaaaaataaaccag GTCTCCTGGTTGTGCTGCTTTCTGGTGGTTTTGCTGGAGTCCTGGCCTGGGGATTAGCTACTCCCATGGATGTCCTCAAATCAAGGATGCAAATAGATGAATCAGAGCAGCACAAGTACAAAGGCCTCATCCACTGTGCTAGGGAGAGTGTGAGGAAGGAGGGTGCCAAAGTGCTTTTCAAAGGACTGGGTTTAAACTGCATTCGTGCCTTTCCTGTGAACATGGTCGTGTTTGTGACATATGAAGCTGTCCTGAGATGTACAGACCATTACACAGCCAAAAAATAG